The nucleotide sequence tcatctccttactaaagctttaaatcgttaaaaactgttgaaacaatttccaaaatatcaaaattttcaaaattgctcaaaatgttcaaatttgccaaaattttcaaattttcaaattttcaaaattctcttttttattaaaattttgatttactaaattttaaaagctttactaaaaatatatttaaataaataaaataattaaataaaaaaatatatatatacacacatatatattaaTCTATACACGCCCACCGTAGTGgacgactcgaaaaactcCATTCTCGATCCACTTCATAGGCGACCCAAATGGTCTTCCTTatacacttgttataaaaagcacggtgaaCATCGAGGGGCGAATGTGCTTTTCCAGATTCGGATGATGTTTGAACACTCGTGTCGGTCTCGGGCGcctacggcgccctcgactaccactcgtgctcaaacatcatcctcgcttggaaaagcccattctcgccccttgttgtacaatgtactattttcccaaaatctcaagtgcaataaagcctttttacttccgtaatcgaggcacaaaaaaacttattttttccagttttcgattttttactgaaaaaataagtagtcaaatcacttgaaattttaatgggatatagtttgacacgtgacccatcaacatgtttcagagatatgaattttaaaaaaaaatcacctttttcattttatctgccgaacaaagcggtcgatcccgaggaccaaatggggaaaagtaggtaattttattctctttcaaatgcatattagctgaattgtttgtaacgatgggatgattgaaaaaaacgcaaaacagtgtttttcaaaaatcaaaaattggtcataaaaaaaaatagttagaaaaataaaaaataaatgtttttcccgaattcagaatccaaaaatatacatgcatgtcaaattttattgatattgaccgagtagttccagaaatattacggtacacacacacacatatccacacatccacacacacacacacatccatacggacattttctaaaaacacttgatttgaacttctaacacaccaaaaagtattttctagaagttttgacgaaactcaaaattttactagtACAatgcttcctctaggaggggGCAAAAAATGTAGTACTTACGAGTTTCTTGTTTGCTTGTCTTCTTTCTTCAGTATTTAGGAGCCTCTCATATTTATCAACCCAGCTAAGGAATTCAGCATTCGAAAGTTTCGAAGTGTCTATTTGATTAAGATTGTGACAATCTCTTTCAAATTTGACATTTTGTCGGGGAGTTATGTGACTATACCGATCGATTCTAGGAGGTATGACTCTGTTGTAATCTCTCGTCCTTGAATAGTCGGGAATCCCACTGTTTAATGTCGTTCCACAAATGGGTATTACCACATCATCCCTATACCCTGGTCTAACGTATTCGGATATCCCACCACCTGTAGCTTCGGATGGAGGTGCTGTCGGACTTTGGTCGTGTGTCGTTGTGTTGGCGGTAACTTCGTTGCCATTTAAAaattcgcgcgtgtgtgttgtGTTCGTGTATCCGTCTGTCGAATCCCCTCTATCGCCAAATGTTTGCGTGGTTATTTCGTGTGATTCCGTCCAATTGTTATCGGGAGCTGCACTGAATCCATATGTCGTGCTGCAATGATCTTCAGTCGTATTCGACGAACAATATCGTAACTGGGTGGAGGATCGCTAGAGTAATTATCGGTAGTCAAATCTGTCTGTGACATGATTTGAGACTCTAAATACAAAATCCCGATAGCACGTGGCAACTCGCAGCACCGACGGCTGCGAAGCTACTGAAGCGTATAGCGAACAGCGATGCGGGTGCGTCTGGTCGTCTAATGCGTTCGGGCTTTTTTAAATGCGTGTACTGCGCCTGCGCTGGCGGAGACTTTTGGACGGTGGAATACGTTATCGACTGATCTTTGTGCATATCTGCGGCGGATAAAACGAAACGTTTGCCCGACTTCGTGTGTGTAGAAACTTAGATTTTCGAGGATGCTGGAAAACCCCGGCGATAGTGACATCATTTTTATCAGCACAATCAAAGCAGATATCAAAGTTATAATGGCATTTAGTTTTTAACAAATAAACGACGCTCTAGAActcttttaattataaatatattattctctttcaaatcgTTTACTAGTTTAcactattaattttataagcTCTCTATTGAAAAAGAGAGCGCAGGcttttctgatttttaaacTGCCGCGCCAATCAGTCTGGTTGCTAAAAGTATAACTACATCGTAGTCCATTGCCATAGAAAATTCTTTGTATGTGATGTAAGCTTTCACGCCGTCTGAGCCGATGACTATACTTTTTACAAGCACTTAGTGTAGTCTTAAGCTTATTCACATGATTCAATTTGTATGATAGACAATgcagtttatttataaaataataattaaagaagagacctttaaaaaaatttagtttatTCGCTTATTGTACTTCAAAAATTGTTATAGTATACATAAACATCTCTTTCACATTTCAATGAAATAAGATTTTTCTCCTCTTATTTTACAGCATAATAAATGTTGAACAAATGCGTTGTGCATAATCTTTTGCTGTGAGACAAGAAATATTTTACAGTCTTGAAAAAAGATTCAGGATAAAAATCTGGCAGTATATAGACAGTTATATCTCATAATGTAGATACATTTTAAGGCTtcacttatttatttacatatagGTGTGTATGGCCGTCGAAGTAAGTCATTTATTATTCTTCAAATATTTCCAAGAATGTAGCTTTATcatatttctaaattaaatttttttttgtgttctatatattacattttctaatattaTGGAAGTTTTTCTTCGTGTATTTCTTTTTATGAACTAACATATAGATCCATACTGCAGTCTTGTTGTTTCATTGTGTATATATTCAGGTTTTTCTCAAACTTCATACCTTTGAAGTTTTGCATTTTCGTCATTTAACTCTCTCACTTAACAAATCTGATTAACAGACATACCATACATATCATACCAGAAATTATTAAAGCTACTATAATCAGTGGCTTTAGctgtaaagaaaaaatataaaattaacgtTAAAATAAGTTCTTTGTACAACAATACACACATTAGTTTTTCATaattgcgaaaaataaaattaaaaatttatcaaaatcgattatatttttaaaatcatgcACGAaatatagtaataaaaattgaattttttctcgcAGTATTAGAGATTAAAGTAATATAAACGAAACATTTCGGAAAGCTATGCGACACACTTACGTATGGAGGGTTGTAGTCATTAGTTTGATTTGGTATCTGTGCGGGATGTGCGTTTTGCTCTGCCTGGTCCAGTCTTCTTACTTCAGCTTCTATAGCTCTTTGTCTCCTGGCGAGTAATGCGCGATACTCAGAGTTCGAAAGCTTTCGAGATATCCGAGGCGATCGATGAGTACTGGGCGACGGCGATGGCACTCTGCCGTACTCTCTCGCCCTGGCATATTCGCTATCGCTTATTGGAACTTCGAGAATTGTTCCAGCCAAAAAATTCCTATTTTCTGCTCTGACGTATTGGGATACTCCACCCCCTATAGCTTCGCATCGTGGCGCCGTCGGAGTAAGGCCTTGTGTTGTTTTATCGGTAGGTACCCTACCACCATTTATAAACCGCGTGTGTCTCGCTTTTGCCAGTTCTTCTAACGAATTACTCGCATCTTCAGTCGTATTCGATGAGCAAACGATATCTTCGTAACTGGGCGGAGGGTCGTCAGGGTGATGAC is from Nasonia vitripennis strain AsymCx chromosome 1, Nvit_psr_1.1, whole genome shotgun sequence and encodes:
- the LOC100678992 gene encoding uncharacterized protein LOC100678992, which codes for MQNFKGMKFEKNLNIYTMKQQDCSMDLYRSSTQLRYCSSNTTEDHCSTTYGFSAAPDNNWTESHEITTQTFGDRGDSTDGYTNTTHTREFLNGNEVTANTTTHDQSPTAPPSEATGGGISEYVRPGYRDDVVIPICGTTLNSGIPDYSRTRDYNRVIPPRIDRYSHITPRQNVKFERDCHNLNQIDTSKLSNAEFLSWVDKYERLLNTEERRQANKKLKHQLLKGILILCLALIIIGAFIGMMRTGTRKSANRYLHGQGYIGNREESDVDRVFRVNPYLNGEKSFEDLDEMRKRIDKQIADLQRILDNH
- the LOC100116751 gene encoding uncharacterized protein LOC100116751, with amino-acid sequence MPQHQQTHSCINYHYAVYVSRSQLSKLCSLSRAIGIRYFPHLLYIQPQNMSRSNFNTGHHPDDPPPSYEDIVCSSNTTEDASNSLEELAKARHTRFINGGRVPTDKTTQGLTPTAPRCEAIGGGVSQYVRAENRNFLAGTILEVPISDSEYARAREYGRVPSPSPSTHRSPRISRKLSNSEYRALLARRQRAIEAEVRRLDQAEQNAHPAQIPNQTNDYNPPYLKPLIIVALIISGMICMVCLLIRFVK